The nucleotide window GTCACCCGCTTCGAGCCGTCACCGACGACCGACGCGCGTGCGGTGATCGCGCCGACCGACGAGATCGACGCGTTCGAACTGCCGCCCGGCGGCACGAAGATCGCCTACGGCGACCCCCCGGACGACGCCCACGTCGAATACTTCGAGCGCGACGTCTGGAGCGAGAACCCGACGCTCGTCCCGGCGACGATCGATCCTGACGACTCCGTTCTCGCGACCGATGGAGGAGGGGTTACGCACACCGCGGTGCTCACTGCCGCCGAGAGCGCGATCGAATCGGTGGCCATGCAGGCGGGCGAGACGATCGCCGTGCGCGCACCGCTCTCTCGACCCGGAACCGTCGCGGGCGGCATCGTCGCCCCACTGCTCGCGGATGCGACCATCACGCTCCCTGACGGCGATATCGTCGCGGATGTGGCGATCGCGAGCGACGACGCACCCGAACCGCGATCGCTTGATCCGGCGGACTGTTTCTGAGTTCTCGATTCATCGAATCGATCCGAAAGAAATATCCATGTGGTGTTCGCTCATCGGCCATGCCAGGAACGCTCATCGAGCAGGGCGAACGGGTCACGCTGCGGACCGTCGAGCGCGAGGACAGCGAGTTCCTCCAGCGTGCACACGCCAATCCCGAAATCCGCTACCCGCTCGGCACCGTCACACATATGAACGACAGCGAGATGGACGACTACTTCGAGGAGTTCATCGAGGACGAACACAACGTCGGTTTCGTCGTCTGTCTCGACGATGCAGGGCCGGACCATCCCGAGGAGGACGAAACCGAACCGATCGGTGTCGTCACTGTCAGGCGCGTCGACTGGGATCGACCTAGCCTAGCCTACTGGCTCGTCCCTGATCATCACGAACAGGGCTACGGCAAAGAGGCGGTCTCGCTCGTCGTCGAGTACGTCTTCCGGACGTTCGACGTCCACAGCCTCGGCGCGCACGCCTTCGATTTCAACGCGGCCTCGCGCGGGCTGCTCGAATCGCTCGGTTTCGTCGAGGAAGGTCGTGCGCGCGAGAATCGATTCATCGATGGCGAGTACCGAGATTCGGTTCAGTACGGACTGTTGCGCCGCGAGTGGCGCGAGCAGTGAGCTACGAGGTGGCTTCGGCCGTATCGCTGATCTTCATTCCCGAGAGCTTATCGACGATCGTGTCGACTTTTCCGTCGAGTTCGTCGACGAACTCCTCGGTCTGCTCGGTCGTGATGGCACCCTGACTCGACGGCTCGATGAGCGATTCCTCTTCGAGCACGCGCAGCGAGTAGCGCACCTTGTGATGGGGGTAGCCCGTCTCGTTGGACATCTTCACGATGCCGATCGGTTCGCTCTCGATGACCATCCGCAGCACCTGCAGATGGCGTTCCAGCATATCGACCTCTTTCTCAAGTCGGTCTATCATGGCATTTGTTAACTCGTGCGTGAGGGGTTTAAACGTTACTCCTCCGGATTCCGGTCGAAAAATCCAGCCACAGTGGGACGACTGCGATCGGCCGGCCCGTCGTCACCGGATTCGCTATTTCGGGCGTTAGTGGCCATGTATCATATACTTTCTGGCCTTCGACACCGAATGACGATGAATACCATCAAGTGGTGTTCGACGTCACCGTCATGACTGCCGGCACATCGAAATCGGTTTACCCGGAAGGTCGGAACCGAAGGACATGACAGTCACCATCGTCGGCGCACAGCTCGGCGACGAGGGCAAGGGCGGAATGGCCGACCGCTGGAGCGAATCGGCCAGCGTGGTATGTCGGTATCAGGGCGGCGACAACGCCGGTCACACCGTCGTCCACGACGGCGAGGAGTACAAGCTCTCGCTGGTACCGAGCGGTGCCATCCGCGGGAAAGTCAACGTACTCGGCAATGGCTGCGTCGTCAACCCCGAGACGCTGTTCGAGGAGCTTGACGCGCTACAGGAGCGCGGCGTCGATCCCGACATCCGGGTTGCCCGCCGCGCGCACGTCATCTTCCCCTATCATCGCGTTCTCGACGGCATCGAGGAAGACGTCAAGAGCGAGAGCGACTTCGACGTCGCCACCACCGGTCGCGGCATCGGCCCGACCTACGAGGACAAGGCCGGCCGGCGCGGCATCCGGATCGGCGACCTGCTCGACACCGACGTGCTGCGCGAGCGCCTCGAATACGTCGTCCCGCAGAAACGCGCGCTCGCCGAGGAGGTCTTCGGCGTCGAGACCGGCGAGGCGTTCGATATCGACGCGCTCTACGACCAGTATGCGGCGTTCGGCGAACGGCTCGCCGAGGAGAACATGACCGTCGATGCCGGGACCTTCCTCGCCGACCGCATCGACGACGGCGAGGACGTGCTCTTCGAGGGTGCACAGGGGACGATCCTCGACATCGATCACGGCAACTACCCCTACGTGACTTCCTCGAACCCGACAGCAGGCGGGACCTGTACCGGCACGGGACTCGGCCCGGGGATCGTCGGTGACGGCGAGATCGTCGGGATCGCCAAGGCCTATCTCTCACGGGTCGGCACCGGCCCCCTTCCCACCGAACTCGGTGGCGTGGTCGGCCAGACGCCCGACTACGACGAGGACACCGAGCGCGGCGACGAGGCACTCGCCACGGAACTCCGCGAGGCTGGCGGTGAATATGGTACTGTCACGGGTCGGCCACGACGCATCGGTTGGCTCGACATGCCGATGCTCCGCCATTCGACGCGCGCGAACGGGTTCACCGGGCTCGTTGTCAACCATATCGACACGCTCGCCGGGCTCGACGAGGTGCGAGTGGGTCATGCCTACACGCTCGATGGCGAGGAGCGACTCACGCTACCGGCGACGACCGAACGGTGGGCCGACTGCGAGGCGTCCTTCCGCAGCTTCGACGGCTGGGACGACGCCGACTGGGACGCGATCGCCGACGAGGGCTACGACGCACTCCCCGAGAACGCACGCGCATATCTGGACTACATCAGCGAGGAACTCGACGTCCCGATCTACGCCGTCGGCGTCGGGCCGGGCCGCGAGCAGACGATCGTCCGCGAGGACCCGCTCGGGTAGACGACACCGCACAGCACTGCCTCCGCCGAAGCCCTCGGGGCGCGCTCACTCCGTTCGCTACTCGCTCGGCTCCGCCTCGCTTGCGCCCCTCGCCCTTCATCCACCAAGAGAGCATAGTCGTTCGAGAGAGCGAAGCTCTCTCGTGATCGTCAAAAGAGCCGAGGGCTCTTTTGGATCTCGCGGGAGCTTCGCTCCCGCTCAATGACGAAAGACGCGAAGCGTCTTTCGAACCACTCTCCTGAGCCTCGGCTCGTTCCACTCGCCGAGACGCCAGGCACCGCCCGGCATCGCCAGCCGCCTCAGCACCGCAGCCGCGGTCACGGACCGCACTACCCCGCAGGCCGCGGCGCGGTCGCCCCGCAACCGCGCCACCCCGCGATCGCCGCTGGGCGAGCGCCACGCTTTTATCACCGCCGGTCGTCGTCTCGCGCATGAATTGGGGCGAGCGACGATGAAGGAGTCGCTGATGGAGATCGTGCGGTGTCCGATGGACAAGCAGGAGCTCGAACTCGAAGTCATCCAGCGAACCGACGACGAGGTGCTCGAAGGGCGACTCGTCTGTTCCGAGTGTGGCGAGGAGTACCCGATCGAGGAGGGGATTCCGAACCTGCTTCCGCCGGACATGCGCGAGGACGCGCCGGCCTGAATATGGCTGAGTCGACCGCTTCGGGGACGCTCTCGGTTCATCTCAACCGTGCGGAGCTCCACGCCGTCGAGCTGCCGGCGACGTTCGCGAGTTCGGATTCGTTCGTCGTCGAGCTCGACAACCACGGTGAGGCGACCCACGTCCATCTCCGTATCGACGACGCGCTCTCCGAGATCGCTTCGATCCCGACGAGCAACCACTACGTCCGTCCGGGCGCGACGGTGCGCGTTCCGATCCGCGTCCACGAGAGCGGCCCCGTCACGGGCCATCTCACCGTCGCCACCGCCTACGGCAGCCAGACCGAGGAGGTCGAGATCACGATCGAGCCGACCGCCGGCAAGCAGCGCGTCGAGATCGACGAATCGCTCATCGAACGCACCGACGACACCGTCGATGCCGGCCCGACGAGCCCCCCGACACGGTCGACGGGCGGCGGGACACGGTCGCGATCGACCGGGAGAACGCGATCGAGCACCGGAGGCATGTCGCGATCGAGTAGTGCAGGCGGCCTCGATAGTTCGGGACTGCTCGGTGCCACGGCGGTGGTGATCCTGCTGGGAATCGCGCTGCTGTTCGTCGAGGGTGTCGCCATGTACATCGGCGCGGTCGCCGTTCTCGCCGGACTCATCGTCGCCGGCTATCTCCTGCTCTCCTGACTCATCTTTTCTCGCGCAGACCCTCGAACTCGCCGTCGGCGAGTCGCTTCGCCCGGAGGTAGCGCGCCCGATACCGGTTCGCGCCGTCGCCGACGTCGGCCTCGCGGATCTCGTCGACGCGTCCGTCGGCGACCGCATCGACCAGCTCCGTCAGCTGCGAGCGCTCGCTCGGCGTCAGTTCGACTTCGTAGGTGCGCGTCTCCTCGCCTTCGAGAACGGCGAACTGTCGGGCGGCGGCGACGACGAGCGAACACGGCTCCCGACAGGGGAACTCACCGTCACCACGGGGTGCGTCGAGAGGCGTCTCTTCGTCCTTGTCCCACTCGCGGCGTTTGAGACACTGTGAATCGACACAGCAGGCCTCGGCGAGGTTTTCGACGCTATCGACGTCGAGATCGTCGATCACGCCGTAGATCCCCGTCTGGCGCTCGGCGGTTTCGCGGAAGTGGCTGACGTCCAGCTTGCCGACCTGTTCGCGATACCAGTTGGCGACCGTCGCCGGGTAGAAAAATTCGACCGTGCGCACGAGATCGCGGCCGTCGAGATCGCCGAAGCGCCAGCCCGCTTGAAGGCTGGGTGCGGTCTTCAGCGGACGATACCGGCCATCGTCGTCAAGCGTGCTGATCTCGCGTGCTTCGCGCGGATCGTGATAGCTGTCGAGCCCCGTGACGGCAGTGGCCGCGTCGGCCGTGTGGCGGAGTTCGTAGCTGCGCTCGCCGTCGGTGCCGAGCGTCGCAGTAACGAGCAGTTGGCCCCACTCGCGCGTGAGCCCGTCGACGAGCGTCTCGTACCGTTCGCGCACGCCGAGTTCGCTCGCGTGTTCGACCCAGCGGAGGAACGCTTCGTTGGTCTCGCTCGTCCCGCGCCAGAAGTGCCAGTTCGAGACGAACCACGGGTTCTCCGTCGCGAGCGCGTCGAACTCCTCCTCGCTCAGGCCGTCGTGGCTCACTTCCGGCGTCACGAACGCGTAGCCCGAATCATCCTGCGTGGCCGACAGCCCATCGCAGGTCACGCCGTCGGCGGCGGCCTCGCGGAGCGCCGCCAACTGGGAATCGTTCATCAATCACCGGCCGCCGGCGTGGCGGTCCGTTTGCGAACGATGTCGAGCGCTTCCTCGACGTCCGCGCCCGCATCGGCCGCGCGTTCGAGCAACACGTCGGCCATGAGCGGTTCGGTCCCGACCGCGCCGGCGTACCAGATTCGTTGGCCCTCGACCTCGGTGGGTGTCTCGTAGCCCTCGCGGTAGTCGTCGGTCAGCCCCATATCCTCGGGGATGTCCTCCTGAGTGTGATAGCCGTCGGCGACGAACAGCGGCACGACGACGACGTCCTCGCTCTCGAAGTAGTCGGTCACGTCGTCGACCTCCGGCTCCTCGTCCATGAACAGCGCATTGACCTCGTCGAACCGGTCCATCTCGCGAACGCGATCAGCGTGGTAGTGAATCGCCTTCGCCGAGTTCTCGTTGCGATTCGTCCCGTGGCCGACGACCGCGAGACCGAACCCCTCGCCCACGTCCGGATCGCCCGTCACCGACTCGGCACGCTGGACGACGACGTCGGACATGGCGGGGTGGGTGCCGACCGGGCCGCAGTAGTGGATCGTTTTATCGACGTCGGCGGCCGTGAGTGTGGCCGTGTCGGCGTCCGTCCCGTCGGAATCCCACAGCGAGACGTCCCAGTCCTCCAGGCGGAGCTCGCGCGGGATGACTTCCTCGGTGAAGTAGCCCTCGCTCACGAACAGCGGCACGACGTAGACCTCCTCGCTCTCGACGGTCCGCAGAACCTCCCGGAAGGAGGGTTCCTCCTTCCAGAACGCCTCGCGCACCTCGTCGAAGGCCCCCGCCGCGCGCACGGTGTCGGCGTGGGTGAAGGTCGGGTCGTGCGAGCCGGGGTTCAGGTGCGAGCCGTGGGCGACGATGACCAGTGCCGGCATACTGAAATCGAGGAGTGCGACCGGTTTAGTGGCTTCGCCTCCCCACTCTTGGGGCGAATCCACTTCACCATCAAATCGACGAACGGGACGGTTGCGGTCGGCGCGCGCTCGCGCTCGTGTGTGAGCCAAGCGAGCACCGAGCGCGGATCGGCGTGTGAGGGATGAGCACCGCAGCGAGCGGAGCGAGCGAGGAGCGCAATCGGCTGGGGAGGTATGTGGGCTGTGGTGGTGCGGTTGCGGTCTCTCATTTGGGTCAGGATTCGCGGTCTCGGTGCGATACATCGTCCACGATTCGGTACGTCGAGTTTTTCGTGCTCGACAGTTCATTCCGAAGCATGACCCTCGCCGCCGACACCAGACGTGCGGTGCGTCGAAACCCGTTCGTGTTCGAGGCGCTCCAGGCGGGCGTGCTCAACTACACCGCCGCCGCACGATTCCTCGATGTCGGTGATCTCGATCCGGTTGCCGCTGCGCTGCGGCGCTACGCCGAGGAGTTGCCCGACCACGAATCCGATGCGCGCGACGCCCGCGTGACGATGCAGAGTGGCCTCGGTGCGGTAAATGTGGACGAGGGAGATGGTGGACCCGACGAAAGCGAGGCGCTACTCGCGGTCGGCAGCCACGCGCTCGTGCCCGATGCCGGGTCGCTGACGGGCGTGCTCGCCACCGGGGAAGTCGATGCCCGAGCGCTCGCGCACGTTCTCGACCGATTGGCCGTCGAGGGAATCGACGTGACGGCTGCGGGCGTTGCCGGTGACGCGCTTCTGATCGCCGTGGATCGGCGGGCGGGTCCCGACGCAGTGCGGGTCGTCGAAGAGGCGCTCGGGGGAGTTGCGACGACTCCGACGGATTGAAGCGCTGGCCCGCGTAGATGGGACGATGACGCTGCGCGTGGAGAACACCCTCACCGGCGAGCGCGAACCGTTCGAGCCACAGGACCCCGATTCCGTACTCTTGTACTACTGTGGCCTGACGGTCTCGGACCGCGCTCATCTCGGCCACGCGCGCACGTGGGTCCACGTCGATGTGATGCACCGCTGGCTCGAACATCTGGGGTACGACGTGCGCCACGTCGAGAATTTTACCGATGTAAACGAGAAAATCGTCGCCCGAGTAGGGGAGAACGACCTCGGCGACTCCGAGGGCGCGGTCGCGCGCGGGTTCATCGAGAAGACGCTCGACGACATGCGCGCGCTCAACCTGAAGCGTGCGGAGGTCTACCCGCGGGTTTCGGAGCATATCCCCGAGATCGTCGACCTCGTCGAGCGACTCGTCGAAGGCGGGCACGCCTACGAGTCGAACGGCTCCGTCTATTTCGACGTGGGAAGCTTCGAATCGTACGGCGAACTCTCGAACCAGCGCCTCGACGAGATCGAATCACAGGGCGATCCCGACGAGCGAAGTGAGAAACGCCATCCGGCCGACTTCGCGCTCTGGAAGGCCGGCGGTGTCTCGCCCGAGGCCGTCGCCGAGCATCGCCACGACGAGGGCGTCGAGCCGTCGTCCGGCCAGACCTGGGAGTCGCCGTGGGGCGAGGGCCGACCGGGCTGGCACATCGAATGCTCGGCGATGAGCATGGCTCATCTCGACGAGACGATCGACATCCACGTCGGCGGACGCGATCTCGTCTTCCCCCATCACGAGAACGAGCGCGCTCAGAGCGAGGCCGCCACGGGCGAGACGTTCAGCGAATACTGGCTCCACGCCGATCTCTTCGCGATGGACGACGAGAAGATGAGTTCGAGCCTCGGCAACTTCATCACCGTCGACGAGGCGCTCGCCGACTACGGCCTGAACGCGATCCGCACCTTCCTGCTGTCGGGCAGCTACAACAGTACCCAGACCTACAGCGAGGCGGCCATCGAGGAAGCCGTCGAACGCGCCGAACGGCTCGAACGTACCCACGAGCGAGCGGTCGCGGCGCTCGACGGGCCCGACGCACGAACGAAGGTCGACGACGAGCGACTGCGCGATGCCGTCGACGACACGCGCGAGGCATTCACGACCGCGATGAACGACGATTTCAACACCAGGGGCGCGCTCGCGGCGCTGCTCGAACTCTCGACGGTCGTCAACTCCCGGCTCGACGCCGAGGACGAACACGATTATCGGGCGCTCAAACGCGCGGTCGAGACGTTCGAGGAGCTCGGCGAAGGGATACTCGGCCTGCAGTTCACCGAGGGGGCGACAGGCGAGGTCGGCATCGCCGACGAGCTCGTCGAACTCCTGCTCGACGTGCGCGAGTCGGCTCGCGAGGCAGGTGACTACGACCGCGCCGACGAGCTCCGGACCGAACTGGAGGCGCTCGGCGTCGAGATTCAGGACACCGACGACGGCCCGACCTACCGCCTGGGGGCGGGCGAATGAAATCCGGCGAGCATTTCCTGCTCAGTATCCCCGTCGTCGGGTGGGTTCTCGCACGCACTGACGAGCGCTCGCCACGCCGACTGGCGGCGCTTGCGGCCTACGGACTCGGGCTCGGCGTACTCATCGATCTCGATCACTTCGTACTCGCCCGACTGCGCGTCGGCGACTGGCACCATCTCACGGACTGTCTGCGGGATCCGAAGCGGGTGTTCGTCGACCAGGAGAACCTCTTCGAGGGGACCGGCGAGATGGCCAGTCTCAGGATTCTGAGTCACGTCCTCATCGGCGGTGCGCTGATCGCGCTCGCGCGGCGGGTGAGCCGTCCGGTCGAGCGGCTCACCGAATCCGTTCTCTTCGTACACGTGCTCGCGGACCTGCTGCGGGACAACGAGATCGTCTGACCGGTTACGTTTCGAGCACGTCGATACAGGCGATACCGTCGCCGTCTTCGAGCGCCATGATCGTCACGCCCATCGTGTTCCGGCCGACGGTCGAGATGTCGCCGACGGGCGTGCGCATGATCTGGCCGGTATCGCTCATCACCACGAGATCGTCGTCGGCGGTCGCGGCCTCGATGGCGGTGACGCGGCCGTTGCGCTCGTTCGTCTTGATGTCCTTCAGTCCCTTGCCGTAGCGCGACTGGGTGCTGTACTCGCTCATCGGCGTGCGCTTGCCGTAGCCGTTCTCGGTGACGGTGAGGAGGTCGGTGTCGTCGGTGGCGGCGACGACCCCCGCGACCGCGTCGTCCCCCTGGAGATCGACGCCGTTGACGCCGCGGGCGCTCCGTCCCATCTCCCGGGCCTCCTCCTTCGGGAAGCGGATCGCCATCCCCTGCTGTGTGCCGATCAGCAGGTCGCCGTCGTCGTCGGTGACTGCGACGTCGACGAGTTCGTCGCCGTCCTCCAGCCGGGTGGCGATCAGTCCGCCCGAGTGGATGTTCTCGAACTCGCTCGCGCAGGTCCGCTTGACGTAGCCGTCGTGCGTGACCATCGTGAGACATTCCTCGTCGGTGAGATCGTCGGTCGCCACGACGGCGGTGATCGCTTCGCCATCGTCGAGATCGACGAGGTTGATCGCGGATTTCCCGCGGGCGGTCCGCCCCATCTCGGGCACCTCGTAGACCTTGAGGCGATAGACGTAGCCCTGATTGGTGAACGTGAGGAGGTAGTCGTGGGTGTTCGCCCGGAACACCGCCGAGACGCGGTCGCCGTCCTTGAGTTTCGTGCCGATAATCCCCTTGCCGCCGCGACCCTGGGGATCGAACTGGCCGGCCGGCATCCGCTTGATGTAGTCGTTCTCGGTCATCACGACGACGACCTCCTCGTCCGGGATGAGGTCCTCGCGCGTGACGGTGCCGTAGTCCTCGACGATCCGTGTCCGGCGGTCGTCGGCGTACTCGTCCTGAACCGCGCGCAGCTCGTCGGTGATGACGCGATCGAGCTCGGCATCGCTCGCGAGGATGGTTTCGAGGCGGTCGATCTCGCTTTCGACGTTCTCGTACTCGGTTTCGATCTCCTCGGCTTCGAGCGCCGTCAGACTCCCCAGCTGCATCCGGACGATGTGGTCGGCCTGTCGCTCGGAGAACTCGTAGACTTCCCTGAGAGCGCTCTTGGCCGCGTCGCGGTCGTCGGCCTCGCGGATCAACTCGACGACGTCGTCGGCGTTTTCGAGCGCCGTCAGTCGCCCGGAGAGGATGTGCGCACGCTCCTCGGCCTCGTCAAGGTCGTGTTGGGAGCGTCGTCGGACGACCTCGCGGCGGTGCTCCAGATAGTGGCCGAGCAGTTCTTTGAGATCGAGCACTTGCGGCTCGCCGTCGACCAGCGCGAGGTTGATGACGCCGAACGTCTTCTCGAGGCAGTGTTCGAGCAGCTGGTTCTCGACGACATCGGTGAGCGCGCCGCGCTTGAGGTCGACGACGATACGGATGCCGTCGCGGTCGGACTCGTCGCGGAGATCGCTCACGCCGTCGAGCGTGCCGTCGTTGACGAGATCGGCGATATGCTCGACGAGTTTGGCCTTGTTCTGCTGGTAGGGGAGTTCGGTGATGACGATGCGCTCGTGGCTACCTGCCTCCTCGATCTCGTAGCTCGCGCGCATCCGCACGCGACCGCGACCGGTGGTGTACGCCGAATGGATCGCCTCGCGACCAACGATCTCAGCGCCCGTGGGGAAGTCCGGCCCCTTTACGTGCTCCATCAGATCCTCGACAGTGCAGTCGGGGTTCTCGATCAGGTGGATCGTCGCGTCGATCACTTCGCCCAGATTGTGCGGCGGGACATTGGTGCTCATCCCGACCGCGATGCCCGAGGAGCCGTTGACGAGAAGGTTCGGGAACGCCGACGGGAGGACGTCCGGCTCTTCGAGACGGTCGTCGTAGTTCGGCGTGAAATCGACGGTGTCCTTCTCGATGTCCGAGAGCAGTTCCTCGGCGATGGAACTCATCCGTGCCTCGGTGTAGCGCATCGCGGCCGGCGGATCGCCGTCGACGGAGCCGAAGTTGCCCTGGCCGTCGACTAGCGGCGCGCGCATCGAGAAGTCCTGGGCCAGCCTGGCGAGCGCGTCGTAGATTGCCGAGTCGCCGTGCGGGTGGTAGTCACCCATCGTGTCCCCGACGACCGAGGAGGACTTTCGGTGGCCCGCGTTCGAGGTGACGCCCTCCTCGTGCATCGCGTAGAGGATGCGCCGATGGACGGGCTTGAGGCCGTCACGGACGTCGGGCAGCGCGCGCCCGGCGATGACGCTCATCGCGTAGTCGATATACGACTGTTCCATCTCGTCTTCGATGCGGACCGAATCGACGTTCGCGGCCGCGTTCGATCCTGGTTGGGGGATGTCTGAACTCATGTGGTGTAGCTATCGGTGATACTGAAACGGGTTACAGCGCGGCTGCCGCGCTGTGGCGGTGCGGCTGCGGGAGCGGTGGGTCGTAGTGGGGGGACCGTTGTCCTTGGTGGATGAAGGGGGAGGCCCGCTTCGGGGGCCGAGGGTTTCGGCGGTGCTGTGCGGGGCGGTGCGGTCACACCAGCGAGCGGGTGTTTTTGGCGTAGCTTTTTCCGAGCACCCCGAAGGAAAACGGTACACGATTAGATATCGACCCAGTCGGCGTCGGTCGCGTGACTCTTGATGAACTGTCGGCGGGGTTCGACGGCGTCACCCATCAGGACGTTGAACATCTTGTCCGCGGCGGCGGCGTCCTCCAGCGTGATCTGCTTCAGGATGCGGTTCTCGGGGTTCATCGTCGTCTCCCAGAGCTGCTCGGGGTTCATCTCGCCCAATCCTTTGAACCGCTGGACCTGATCGGGCGTGCCGCCACACTTCTCTTCGACGATCTCGTCTCGTTCTGCTTCAGTCATCGCGTCGTAGGTTTCGCCGCCGTTGCGAACCCGGTAGAGCGGCGGTTGGGCGGCGTAGACGTAGCCGGCCTCGATCAGCGGCGTGAGATAGCGGTAGAGCAGGGTGAGATAGAGCGTCCGAATGTGCGCGCCATCGACGTCGGCGTCGGTCATGATGATGATCTTGTGATAGCGCGCTTCCTCGACGTCGAACTCCTCGTCGACACCTGCCCCGATGGCGGTGATGAGGTTGCGGATCTTCTCGTTTTCGAGAATGCGATCCAGTCTGTGCTTCTCGACGTTCAGCACCTTGCCGAACAGCGGGAGGATGGCCTGGAACTCGCGGTCGCGACCCTGTTTGGCGCTGCCACCGGCCGAATCGCCCTCGACGATGAACAGTTCGGACTCCGTCGGATCGCGGCTCTGACAGTCGGCGAGCTTGCCCGGCAAGGCTGTGGATTCGAGCGCCGACTTCCGGCGGGTGAGCTCCTCGGCCTTCTTGGCCGCACGGCGGGCCTTGGCCGCCTCGACGGCCTTGCCGATGACCGCCTCGGCGGTGTCGGGATGCTCTTCGAAGTAGGTATCCAGCTGTTCGTGGATGGCGCTCTCGACGACACCACGGACCTCGCTGTTGCCGAGTTTGG belongs to Halococcus qingdaonensis and includes:
- the gyrA gene encoding DNA gyrase subunit A, which encodes MSSDIPQPGSNAAANVDSVRIEDEMEQSYIDYAMSVIAGRALPDVRDGLKPVHRRILYAMHEEGVTSNAGHRKSSSVVGDTMGDYHPHGDSAIYDALARLAQDFSMRAPLVDGQGNFGSVDGDPPAAMRYTEARMSSIAEELLSDIEKDTVDFTPNYDDRLEEPDVLPSAFPNLLVNGSSGIAVGMSTNVPPHNLGEVIDATIHLIENPDCTVEDLMEHVKGPDFPTGAEIVGREAIHSAYTTGRGRVRMRASYEIEEAGSHERIVITELPYQQNKAKLVEHIADLVNDGTLDGVSDLRDESDRDGIRIVVDLKRGALTDVVENQLLEHCLEKTFGVINLALVDGEPQVLDLKELLGHYLEHRREVVRRRSQHDLDEAEERAHILSGRLTALENADDVVELIREADDRDAAKSALREVYEFSERQADHIVRMQLGSLTALEAEEIETEYENVESEIDRLETILASDAELDRVITDELRAVQDEYADDRRTRIVEDYGTVTREDLIPDEEVVVVMTENDYIKRMPAGQFDPQGRGGKGIIGTKLKDGDRVSAVFRANTHDYLLTFTNQGYVYRLKVYEVPEMGRTARGKSAINLVDLDDGEAITAVVATDDLTDEECLTMVTHDGYVKRTCASEFENIHSGGLIATRLEDGDELVDVAVTDDDGDLLIGTQQGMAIRFPKEEAREMGRSARGVNGVDLQGDDAVAGVVAATDDTDLLTVTENGYGKRTPMSEYSTQSRYGKGLKDIKTNERNGRVTAIEAATADDDLVVMSDTGQIMRTPVGDISTVGRNTMGVTIMALEDGDGIACIDVLET